In one Janibacter cremeus genomic region, the following are encoded:
- a CDS encoding dihydroorotate dehydrogenase electron transfer subunit yields MTRTIAAREGAGVVQVEAEVLGNVAAGAYRHLTLVTPGLAELARPGQFVALSVGDGTSSMLLRRSFSIHKVSPAGTYGGTTEIVVAAHGAGTRALTALEPGESVGVIGPLGRGFPLPSQPVPCVLVGGGYGSAPLFWLAEQLRERGCPVEMVLGAASADRLFGVVGARRVADGVTVTTDDGSAGVRGWVSDVVPDLVTRTGAGVVYGCGPMGMLRSLSAIADDHGIVAQVAVEEAMACGVGICMTCVMPVRGEDGTTTMVRSCLDGPVLRGDRVRWEAFEDGYCRVPEDAVGAPRAVR; encoded by the coding sequence GTGACGCGGACCATCGCCGCCCGGGAGGGCGCCGGGGTGGTCCAGGTCGAGGCCGAGGTGCTCGGCAACGTCGCCGCCGGCGCCTACCGCCACCTCACGCTCGTCACCCCCGGCCTGGCCGAGCTGGCCCGCCCGGGGCAGTTCGTCGCCCTGTCCGTGGGGGACGGGACGAGCTCGATGCTGCTGCGTCGCAGCTTCTCCATCCACAAGGTCTCCCCCGCGGGGACCTACGGCGGCACCACCGAGATCGTCGTCGCGGCGCACGGCGCCGGCACCCGCGCCCTCACCGCGCTGGAACCGGGGGAGAGCGTCGGTGTCATCGGTCCGCTCGGGCGGGGGTTCCCGCTGCCGTCGCAGCCCGTGCCCTGCGTCCTCGTCGGCGGCGGGTACGGCTCGGCACCCCTCTTCTGGCTCGCGGAGCAGCTGCGCGAGCGCGGGTGCCCGGTCGAGATGGTCCTCGGCGCCGCCTCCGCGGACCGCCTCTTCGGTGTCGTGGGGGCGCGGCGGGTCGCTGACGGGGTCACCGTGACCACCGACGACGGCTCCGCCGGGGTCCGGGGATGGGTCTCGGACGTCGTGCCCGACCTGGTCACCCGCACGGGTGCGGGCGTGGTCTACGGCTGCGGGCCGATGGGGATGCTGCGCTCCCTCAGCGCCATCGCCGACGACCACGGCATCGTCGCGCAGGTCGCCGTCGAGGAGGCCATGGCCTGCGGCGTCGGGATCTGCATGACGTGCGTGATGCCGGTCCGCGGCGAGGACGGCACCACCACGATGGTGCGCAGCTGTCTCGACGGCCCCGTCCTGCGCGGTGACCGGGTGCGGTGGGAGGCCTTCGAGGACGGGTACTGCCGCGTCCCCGAGGACGCCGTCGGCGCCCCGAGGGCGGTGCGCTGA
- the carB gene encoding carbamoyl-phosphate synthase large subunit, with product MPKRDDIQSVLVIGSGPIVIGQACEFDYSGTQACRVLREEGIRVVLVNSNPATIMTDPEFADATYIEPITPEVVEKIIARERPDAVLATLGGQTALNTAIALHDAGVLEKYDCPLIGASVEAIQLGEDRQRFKGVVERCGAESARSIICNADDAPAGSTPGEEVRYALDKTLAAAEELGYPVVVRPSFTMGGLGSGFAYDEDDLRRMAGAGLQASPTTEVLLEESILGWKEYELEVMRDNVDNVVVVCSIENLDPMGVHTGDSITVAPALTLTDREYQRMRDVGIAVIREVGVETGGCNIQFAINPADGRMIVIEMNPRVSRSSALASKATGFPIAKIAAKMAIGYTLDEVPNDITRETPASFEPALDYVVVKVPRFAFEKFPAADPTLTTTMKSVGEAMAIGRNFTEALQKALRSVERTGSAFHWDGEEPTVEEARALLELSKVPTDGRIVQVQQAMRARITVEEVHEATKIDPWFLDQMALINDLAQQVHDADELDPQQLALAKRHGFSDAQIARLRRMEESVVRGVRHALGVRPVYKTVDTCAAEFAALTPYHYSSYDEESEVAPRERPAVIILGSGPNRIGQGVEFDYSCVHASFALQDAGYDTVMVNCNPETVSTDYDTSSRLYFEPLTLEDVLEVIHVESQAGPVAGVIVQLGGQTPLGLAKDLKAAGVPIVGTSPEAIDLAEDRGHFGRVLHEAGLNAPKHGTAFSAEEAVEIAREIGYPVLVRPSYVLGGRGMEIVYDDTTLSEYVTRAAVASPEHPILVDRFLDDAIEIDVDALYDGTEMYLGGIMEHIEEAGIHSGDSSCTLPPATLGSGELQRVREATLALAEGIGVRGLMNVQFALAQDVLYVLEANPRASRTVPFVAKATGVPIAKAAARVMLGATVEELRAEGMLPHELDGGSMPTHAPMSVKEAVLPFKRFRTAEGEVVDSLLGPEMRSTGEVMGIDADFGAAFAKSQLGTLSTGLPTSGTVFVSVANRDKRAMIFPIKVLSDLGFRILATQGTADVLRRNAIECEVATKHSERAEGEVSVVDRILAGEIDVVFNTPSGQHARADGYAIRAATTAMDKPIVTTVQQLGAAVQAIESRINGELDVKPLQEHARDLDLYGAHR from the coding sequence ATGCCCAAGCGTGACGACATCCAGTCCGTCCTCGTCATCGGCTCCGGCCCGATCGTCATCGGCCAGGCCTGCGAGTTCGACTACTCCGGCACCCAGGCGTGCCGCGTCCTGCGGGAGGAGGGGATCCGGGTCGTCCTGGTCAACTCCAACCCCGCGACGATCATGACCGACCCCGAGTTCGCGGACGCCACCTACATCGAGCCGATCACCCCCGAGGTGGTCGAGAAGATCATCGCCCGCGAGCGTCCCGACGCCGTGCTGGCCACCCTCGGCGGGCAGACCGCGCTCAACACCGCGATCGCCCTGCACGACGCGGGAGTGCTCGAGAAGTACGACTGCCCGCTCATCGGTGCCAGCGTCGAGGCGATCCAGCTCGGCGAGGACCGCCAGCGGTTCAAGGGCGTCGTCGAGCGCTGCGGGGCCGAGTCGGCCCGCTCGATCATCTGCAACGCCGACGACGCACCGGCCGGCTCGACGCCCGGTGAGGAGGTCCGTTATGCGCTGGACAAGACCCTCGCGGCCGCCGAGGAGCTCGGCTACCCGGTCGTCGTGCGCCCCTCCTTCACCATGGGCGGCCTCGGCTCCGGCTTCGCCTACGACGAGGATGACCTGCGGCGCATGGCCGGCGCCGGCCTGCAGGCCAGCCCGACCACCGAGGTTCTCCTCGAGGAGTCGATCCTCGGCTGGAAGGAGTACGAGCTGGAGGTGATGAGGGACAACGTCGACAACGTCGTCGTCGTGTGCTCGATCGAGAACCTCGACCCCATGGGCGTGCACACCGGTGACTCGATCACCGTGGCGCCGGCGTTGACCCTCACCGACCGCGAGTACCAGCGGATGCGCGACGTCGGCATCGCCGTCATCCGCGAGGTGGGTGTCGAGACCGGCGGGTGCAACATCCAGTTCGCGATCAACCCGGCCGACGGGCGGATGATCGTCATCGAGATGAACCCCCGCGTCTCCCGCTCCTCCGCCCTGGCGTCGAAGGCCACGGGATTCCCGATCGCGAAGATCGCGGCGAAGATGGCGATCGGCTACACCCTCGACGAGGTCCCCAACGACATCACCCGGGAGACCCCGGCGAGCTTCGAGCCGGCCCTGGACTACGTCGTCGTCAAGGTCCCGCGCTTCGCCTTCGAGAAGTTCCCGGCGGCGGACCCGACGCTCACGACGACGATGAAGTCGGTCGGCGAGGCGATGGCCATCGGCCGCAACTTCACCGAGGCGCTGCAGAAGGCGCTGCGCTCCGTCGAGCGCACCGGCTCGGCGTTCCACTGGGACGGCGAGGAGCCGACCGTCGAGGAGGCGCGCGCACTGCTCGAGCTGTCGAAGGTCCCCACCGACGGCCGGATCGTCCAGGTGCAGCAGGCGATGCGGGCCCGCATCACCGTCGAGGAGGTGCACGAGGCGACGAAGATCGACCCGTGGTTCCTGGACCAGATGGCGCTGATCAACGACCTGGCCCAGCAGGTCCACGACGCCGACGAGCTGGACCCCCAGCAGCTGGCCCTGGCCAAGCGCCACGGCTTCTCCGACGCCCAGATCGCCCGGCTGCGCCGGATGGAGGAGTCGGTCGTACGGGGGGTGCGGCACGCCCTCGGGGTGCGCCCGGTGTACAAGACCGTCGACACCTGCGCCGCCGAGTTCGCCGCCCTCACGCCCTACCACTACAGCTCCTACGACGAGGAGAGCGAGGTCGCGCCGCGCGAGCGGCCGGCGGTGATCATCCTCGGTTCCGGACCGAACCGGATCGGCCAGGGCGTCGAGTTCGACTACTCCTGCGTCCACGCGAGCTTCGCGCTGCAGGACGCGGGCTACGACACGGTCATGGTCAACTGCAACCCGGAGACCGTCTCCACGGATTACGACACGAGCAGTCGCCTGTACTTCGAACCCCTGACGCTCGAGGACGTCCTCGAGGTCATCCACGTCGAGAGCCAGGCCGGCCCCGTCGCCGGGGTCATCGTCCAGCTCGGCGGCCAGACGCCGCTGGGTCTGGCGAAGGACCTCAAGGCGGCCGGGGTGCCGATCGTCGGCACCTCTCCGGAGGCCATCGACCTCGCCGAGGACCGGGGTCACTTCGGCCGGGTCCTCCACGAGGCCGGGCTGAACGCCCCCAAGCACGGGACGGCCTTCAGCGCCGAGGAGGCCGTGGAGATCGCCCGGGAGATCGGGTACCCCGTCCTCGTGCGCCCCTCCTACGTCCTCGGTGGCCGCGGGATGGAGATCGTCTACGACGACACGACGCTCAGCGAGTACGTCACCCGCGCCGCCGTCGCCTCGCCGGAGCACCCGATCCTCGTCGACCGGTTCCTCGACGACGCGATCGAGATCGACGTCGACGCGCTCTACGACGGAACCGAGATGTACCTCGGCGGGATCATGGAGCACATCGAGGAGGCCGGGATCCACTCCGGTGACTCCAGCTGCACCCTCCCGCCGGCGACCCTCGGCTCGGGCGAGCTGCAGCGCGTGCGCGAGGCGACGCTCGCGCTCGCCGAGGGCATCGGGGTCCGTGGCCTGATGAACGTGCAGTTCGCCCTCGCGCAGGACGTCCTCTACGTCCTGGAGGCCAACCCGCGGGCCTCACGCACCGTCCCCTTCGTCGCGAAGGCGACCGGGGTGCCGATCGCCAAGGCGGCGGCACGGGTCATGCTCGGGGCCACCGTCGAGGAGCTGCGGGCGGAGGGCATGCTGCCGCACGAGCTCGACGGAGGGTCCATGCCGACCCACGCGCCGATGTCGGTCAAGGAGGCGGTACTGCCGTTCAAGCGCTTCCGCACCGCGGAGGGTGAGGTCGTCGACTCCCTCCTCGGCCCGGAGATGCGCTCGACCGGCGAGGTCATGGGGATCGACGCTGACTTCGGTGCCGCCTTCGCCAAGAGCCAGCTGGGGACGCTCTCGACCGGACTGCCGACCTCGGGGACGGTCTTCGTCTCCGTCGCGAATCGCGACAAGCGGGCGATGATCTTCCCGATCAAGGTCCTCAGCGACCTCGGCTTCCGCATCCTCGCCACGCAGGGCACCGCCGACGTCCTGCGGCGCAACGCGATCGAGTGCGAGGTCGCCACCAAGCACTCCGAGCGCGCCGAGGGGGAGGTGAGCGTCGTCGACCGGATCCTCGCCGGTGAGATCGACGTCGTCTTCAACACCCCCTCCGGTCAGCACGCCCGGGCGGACGGTTACGCCATCCGCGCGGCGACGACGGCGATGGACAAGCCGATCGTCACGACCGTCCAGCAGCTCGGTGCCGCCGTCCAGGCCATCGAGTCCCGGATCAACGGCGAGCTGGACGTCAAGCCGCTGCAGGAGCACGCGCGCGACCTCGACCTGTACGGGGCGCACCGGTGA
- the carA gene encoding glutamine-hydrolyzing carbamoyl-phosphate synthase small subunit → MSTNSATQPALLVLEDGRTFSGSAYGAVGETVGEAVFNTGMTGYQETLTDPSYRNQVVVMTSPHVGNTGWNDEDDESGRIQVSGYVVRDPAIRPSSWRSRRSLESALTDQGVVGIGGIDTRALTRHLRERGAMRVGIFSGDALLDEGSLLERVRSSPEMSGSALADEVSTREPYVVEAKGEKRFTVAAVDLGIKTMTPVRLAERGIEVHVLPATSTIADVRAIAPDGLFFSNGPGDPATAGQQVELLREALREGLPYFGICFGNQLFGRALGFGTYKLKYGHRGINQPVLDRSTGKVEVTAHNHGFAVEAPLEEATSTPFGTASVSHVCLNDDVVEGLELREPDGTGGAGRLLGFSVQYHPEAAAGPHDAAYLFDRFVDLLETAGTTTTKENQA, encoded by the coding sequence ATGAGCACGAACTCAGCCACCCAGCCCGCCCTCCTCGTCCTCGAGGACGGCCGGACCTTCTCGGGCAGCGCCTACGGCGCCGTCGGCGAGACGGTCGGCGAGGCCGTCTTCAACACCGGCATGACCGGTTACCAGGAGACCCTCACCGACCCCAGCTACCGCAACCAGGTCGTCGTCATGACCTCCCCGCACGTCGGCAACACCGGCTGGAACGACGAGGACGACGAGTCCGGCCGCATCCAGGTGAGCGGGTACGTCGTCCGCGACCCCGCGATCCGGCCGAGCAGCTGGCGCTCGCGCCGCAGCCTCGAGAGCGCCCTGACCGACCAGGGCGTCGTCGGCATCGGCGGCATCGACACGCGGGCGCTGACGCGCCACCTGCGCGAGCGCGGGGCGATGCGCGTCGGCATCTTCTCCGGTGACGCCCTCCTCGACGAGGGGAGTCTGCTCGAGCGGGTCCGCTCCTCGCCCGAGATGAGCGGGTCCGCGCTCGCCGACGAGGTGAGCACGCGCGAGCCCTACGTCGTCGAGGCGAAGGGGGAGAAGCGCTTCACCGTCGCCGCCGTCGACCTCGGGATCAAGACGATGACCCCGGTCCGCCTCGCCGAGCGCGGGATCGAGGTCCACGTCCTGCCGGCCACCTCGACGATCGCCGATGTGCGGGCGATCGCTCCGGACGGGCTCTTCTTCTCCAACGGCCCGGGCGACCCCGCCACCGCCGGGCAGCAGGTCGAGCTGCTCCGGGAGGCCCTGCGCGAGGGTCTGCCGTACTTCGGGATCTGCTTCGGCAACCAGCTCTTCGGCAGGGCACTGGGCTTTGGCACCTACAAGCTGAAGTACGGGCACCGCGGCATCAACCAGCCGGTGCTCGACCGCTCGACCGGCAAGGTCGAGGTCACCGCCCACAACCACGGCTTCGCCGTCGAGGCCCCCCTCGAGGAGGCGACCTCCACCCCCTTCGGCACGGCGAGCGTGAGCCACGTCTGCCTCAACGACGACGTCGTCGAGGGGCTGGAGCTGCGGGAGCCGGACGGCACAGGAGGGGCCGGCCGACTGCTCGGCTTCTCCGTCCAGTACCACCCCGAGGCGGCGGCCGGCCCGCACGACGCCGCCTACCTGTTCGACCGGTTCGTCGACCTGCTCGAGACCGCCGGCACCACGACCACCAAGGAGAACCAGGCCTGA